Part of the Micromonospora rhizosphaerae genome is shown below.
TGGGCGAGGTCTGCCGCATGATCATGCTGGAGGTGACCCCGCTGGTCGACGCGCAGCTCGGCGCGTTCTTCCTGGCGGACACCTCCGAGGGCAGCCTGCGGCTGCGGCTGACGGCCTCGTACGGCTACGTGGCGCGGGGACGCGACGTCACCTTTGCGCCCGGTGAGGGGCTGGTCGGGCAGGCGGCGCTCTCCCGCCGGACGATCCGGGTGAAGGCGCAGCCGGACGGGCGGCTCACGATCCGCTCCGGGCTGGCCGAGACGCCCCCGGCCGACCTGGTGGTGCTGCCGATCCTCTTCGAGGGTGAGCTGCTCGGCGTGATCGAGTTCGCCAGCGTGACCCCGTTCTCCGAGCTGCACCTGTCGTTCCTGGAGCGGCTGGTGCTGACCATCGGCCTGGCGGTGAACACCATCCAGGCCAACCGGCGTACGGAGGAACTGCTGGCCCAGTCCCAGCGGCTCGCCCAGGAGCTGCAGGAGCAGTCGGCGGAGCTGCAGCGGACCAACGCCGAGCTGGAGGACAAGGCCAAGCTGCTCTCCGAGCAGAAGGGCAACATCGAGACGAAGAACCGGGAGATCGAGCTGGCCCGGCTCGGCCTGGAGGACAAGGCGCAGCAGCTCACCCGGGCGTCGGCGTACAAGTCGGAGTTCCTGGCGAACATGAGCCACGAGCTGCGTACGCCGCTGAACTCGTTGCTGCTGCTGGCCCGGCTGCTGGCGGAGAACTCGGAGCAGAACCTCACCCCCAAGCAGATCGAGTTCGCCCGGACGATCCACAGCGCCGGCTCCGACCTGCTCTCGCTGATCGACGACATCCTCGACCTGTCCAAGATCGAAGCGGGCCGGATGGACGTCGAGCCGAACGAGGTGCGCTTCTCCGAGATCCGCGGCTACGTCGAGCAGGCGTTCGCCCCGCAGGCCGAGGAGAAGGGCCTCGACTTCCAGGTGCGGGTGGCGAAGGACCTGCCGCCGTCCCTGGTCACCGACGCCCTGCGGTTGCAGCAGATCCTGCGCAACCTGCTCTCCAACGCGGTGAAGTTCACCGACGCCGGCGGGGTGACCCTGCGGATCGCCCCGGCCCCGGAGAACGCGATCTTCGACGTGCCGGCGCTGACCAACGCCCGGCAGGTGATCGCGTTCACGGTCATCGACACCGGCATCGGCATCTCGGACGACAAGCTGTCGCTGATCTTCGAGGCGTTCCAGCAGGCGGACGGCACCACCAGCCGGCGGTACGGCGGCACGGGGCTGGGCCTGTCGATCAGCCGCGACCTGGCCCGGCTGATCGGCGGCACGATCACGGTGTCGTCGGTGCCCGGGCAGGGCTCGACCTTCACCCTCTTCGTACCCGACGTGCTGGCACCGGACGCGGTGGTGGCGCCGCAGCCGCCGTCGCCGGCCCGCGCGGGCCTGCCGTCGTCGCTGCTCATGCCGATGGAGCTGCCGGCGCCGCCGGAGACCCCGGCGACCCGGCGACTGGAGGGCGCCACCGTGCTGATCGTCGACGACGACGTCCGCAACGTCTTCGCCCTGACCAGCGCGTTGGAACTGCACGGTATGACCGTGTTGTACTCGGACAACGGGGCGGACGGGGTCCGCCTGCTGGCCGAGCATCCGGAGGTGGACATCGTGCTGATGGACGCGATGATGCCGGACCAGGACGGGTACGAGACCACCCGGCAGATCCGGCGCAACCACCGCTTCGCTGACCTGCCGATCGTCTTCCTGACCGCGAAGGCGATGCCGGGCGACCGCGAGTCGGCGCTCGCGGCCGGTGGCAGCGACTACATCACCAAGCCGGTTGATCTGGACGAGCTGATCGAGCTGATGGCGTCCTGGATCAGCGGCAGCCGGGGCAAGGAGAGCTCGTGACGCAGACGGCCAAGGCGCTGCTGGTGGACGACCGACGGGAGAACCTGATGGCCCTGGAGGCGATCCTCCAGGGGCTCCCGGTGCAGTCGGTGGCCGTGGAGAGCGGCGAAGCGGCGCTGAAGCAGCTGCTGGTCGAGGACTTCGCGGTGATCCTGCTGGACGCGCAGATGCCGGAAATGGACGGGTTCGAGACCGCGACCCACATCAAGCGGCGGGAGCGGACCCGGCACGTGCCGATCATCTTCCTCACCGCCGCGGACCGGGACGCCCAGCTCGCCCTGCGCGGGTACGCGGTCGGCGCGGTCGACTATCTGACGAAGCCGTTCGACCCGTGGGTGCTGCGGGCGAAGGTGTCGGTCTTCGTGGAGCTGTGGGTGAAGACCCGGCAGCTCGCCGCCCAGTCCGACCTGGTACGGGAGCGGGACGCCCAGTGGCGCGTCCTCACCGACGCGGTGGACGAGGCGACGGGGTTGCTGCGCTCGGACGACCCGGACGCCCGGGACCGCGCGGTCGAGCTGCTGGAGCAGGCCCGCTGGGGCGCGCATCCCTGATCCGCCGCAGGTCGGAAGCCGCGCCCGCTTGACGACGATCTGCCGGCCGCCGGCTCAGCTCGCCTTGTCCGCGTGGC
Proteins encoded:
- a CDS encoding response regulator, with the protein product MTQTAKALLVDDRRENLMALEAILQGLPVQSVAVESGEAALKQLLVEDFAVILLDAQMPEMDGFETATHIKRRERTRHVPIIFLTAADRDAQLALRGYAVGAVDYLTKPFDPWVLRAKVSVFVELWVKTRQLAAQSDLVRERDAQWRVLTDAVDEATGLLRSDDPDARDRAVELLEQARWGAHP